The Candidatus Dormiibacterota bacterium genomic interval CGCCGTCAAATGGGGCCTGCGCGCCCTCCATCATCGAATGCGGCTTGGGCGAGCCGGAGATGACGCGCACGTCGTGCGGCAGTTCGTCCCACAGGAGATTGCGCATGCTCCAATGCGAGTCGTTGATGAGGACCTCGGCCGGAGCGACGGCGCGGGCACCTTCGATGGCGGCGCGCACTTCGCGGGTCATGTAGCGGCGATACGCCGGGTATTCGTGCGTATCGGATGGGTCGACTTGCATCCACGAACAGACGCCCGCCGTGCCCTCCATATCGCACGAGACGTAGAGCCTCATTGATTGGCGGCGGCTTGGTCGGCGATCCCCGACTTGGCTTGTTGCAAGCCGGTCTGGGCGGCGACGTTCGACGGGTTGGCTTTGAGCGCGCGCTCGTAGAACGGAATGGCTTGCTGAAATTTGCTCGCGGCTAGGTACATATCGCCCAGTTGCGTTAGCGCGACGTCGTCTTTCGGATCCTTCGCGATGCGCGCTCGCAGCGTTTGCAATTGCGCCATGACGGCCGGGGGAGGCCCGCCGCCCTGAACGCTGTTCTGAGCGCCTTGCGCTTGCTGGGCGGGGTTTGCTGCCGTCGCGCTCCCGCTCTTGCCGAAGACCGAACCCGTAACGCCGAGGCCGTCGGCGACGAGGTACGCCATCACCCCCAGAAAGAGCAAGGCGAAGACCGCGACGATCGGGAGGTAGATGCGCGGCGGCAGGCCGCGGGGCGAAGCTTGTTTCACCATGATTCGATTGGACGAACGACGAACCGAATCATTCGTGCTCCCTACCGAAGCCGATCTTCAGCTCCTTTACGCACGCTTGAATTATCAGCATTTCAACGGGCAGGCTCCGGATTGCCGGATTCGCTACAACGCGCGCTTCTCAAATTCTGCCGGAAGAATAACCTACGGCGCTTTTCCGTTGCTCATCGAGCTTTCGACGAAGCACTTCGAACGCTACCCCGAAGCGCTCGAGGAAACCTTGCTGCACGAAATGGTGCACGCGTGGTGTTTCGCTCAGCATCGCGACACCGGCCACAGCGCGCGCTTCAAGAAGAAGCTGCGCGAGTGCGGCCTATCGTCGATCTATCACGACTTGGGCAACGTGCGTCCGCTTACCGAGTCGAGCAAGCGCTACATTCTACGCTGCGAACATTGCGCGTTCGAGGTGCTGCGCAAGAAACGCCCGGGAAAGCC includes:
- a CDS encoding SprT-like domain-containing protein, with translation MLPTEADLQLLYARLNYQHFNGQAPDCRIRYNARFSNSAGRITYGAFPLLIELSTKHFERYPEALEETLLHEMVHAWCFAQHRDTGHSARFKKKLRECGLSSIYHDLGNVRPLTESSKRYILRCEHCAFEVLRKKRPGKP